The following proteins are co-located in the Eriocheir sinensis breed Jianghai 21 chromosome 1, ASM2467909v1, whole genome shotgun sequence genome:
- the LOC127002785 gene encoding uncharacterized protein LOC127002785 isoform X5, translated as MVGRRGRPPKRKVEELQEDLDMKPKSSKEARIEAIPLDASEPVPLALMTLGPDVWTHHEASEEWSDDLITPISKAEEGGESMLSQGMCWKGIPYPPLSQVVLSCNRVPNGEAFDCETQTLHFSRVSSSTVVMVPDPNTTETIKMEIDTDHPERNVALGSEQEAFMNLPLVCCVEGCGARSDTDTTSTFYIVPVGQDRPLWAETLNIVPGVAADVKQHVCSKHFIVPTKVLFAPKSKTRKKKTCDMLVAEEAEIIKQGLASGRPKRTPKPNKNYNWAEIVPLIKAEPDELDEDEAIYLQATSAVSKAGGSVFRAKEDKENKRPTSDMEGEPENEEVEEEEEEDLENISMPSNPRPPPPKPKGRPHRIRDSGTQTEGDGKAPIARLPLREVKVQCSIASQPPSPCTSCSYLNWLRLEELLADCADQVEGDLCASPVQECLRKVVDSVPYPTHATNVLKLLIGEKRDALENTSDIVLVPSQEDDVEIENVIHPEVEEPITGLREITPRTWQKKTKWKKPSTEVEPGRKEEEEVDLDGLGIQEATEMDDEEFHPGYLEEEESEEEDDQGIDDEDWTINKPDRDSKPSVKKKPKKSPQHTKVKKEVVNDKDSGPVCCRPCRREFASCREFVGHRCRGRAGSNPQQGRRFPCTQCGKTFTQKISLQYHNIYVHNGERKAACPHCDYRAPDKAKLSVHLRTHSKVRPFVCGFCRASFKFRSTYRSHVARHTNSGKYVCSECHKAFTLASELREHCRIHGLERPFVCPLCSMTFKQKKRLRVHHRAVHLRDKRYVCEICGSCHINNWNLRAHMKTHVQTETACTNYCQICGSIFRGRAGLAAHMRLRHSAEHSQQNLTDERDDDADEEEELLREEKHQLLLGMPSSEEIEHIMVPQQMAEVKIEVYSCSACSQLCASLEQLRAHTFAEH; from the exons atgGTGGGCCGGCGGGGCAGACCCCccaagagaaaggtggaggagctGCAGGAGGACCTCG ATATGAAGCCCAAGTCCAGCAAGGAGGCGAGGATTGAAGCCATCCCCCTTGATGCATCTGAGCCGGTGCCCCTGGCCCTCATGACCCTTGGCCCGGACGTCTGGACCCACCATGAGGCCTCCGAGGAGTGGAGTGATGACCTCATCACCCCCATTTCCAAGGCTGAGGAGGGCGGGGAGAGCATGCTGAGCCAGGGGATGTGTTGGAAGGGCATTCCCTATCCGCCTTTATCACAG GTGGTTCTGAGCTGCAACCGAGTGCCCAATGGTGAGGCGTTTGACTGTGAGACGCAGACCCTGCACTTCAGCCGCGTGTCCAGCTCCACGGTGGTGATGGTGCCGGACCCAAACACCACCGAGACTATCAAGATGGAGATTGACACAGACCACCCAGAGAGGAATGTGGCCCTGGGTTCTGAG cAGGAGGCATTCATGAACCTTCCTCTGGTGTGCTGTGTGGAGGGCTGTGGGGCGCGGTCTGACACggacaccacctccaccttctacATAGTCCCAGTGGGCCAGGACCGACCCCTCTGGGCCGAAACGCTAAATATTGT ACCCGGTGTTGCAGCGGATGTCAAGCAACACGTCTGCAGCAAGCACTTCATTGTTCCCACAAAAGTGTTGTTTGCGCCCAAgagcaaaacgaggaagaaaaagacgtgtGATATG TTAGTAGCAGAGGAGGCAGAGATAATTAAACAAGGGCTGGCCTCAGGCAGGCCAAAAAGGACTCCAAAGCCTAACAAAAACTACAACTGGGCTGAAAT TGTGCCCCTTATTAAGGCTGAACCCGATGAGCTGGACGAGGATGAGGCGATTTACTTACAGGCCACTAGTGCTGTGAGCAAGGCAGGCGGCTCTGTCTTCAGAgccaaggaggacaaggagaacaaGAGGCCAACTTCAGATATGGAGGGAGAGCCTGagaatgaagaggtggaggaggaggaggaggaagatttagaGAACATCAGCATGCCCAGTAACCCTCGCCCTCCCCCTCCCAAACCCAAGGGTCGGCCACACAGGATAAGGGACTCGGGCACGCAGACG GAAGGTGATGGTAAGGCGCCAATAGCCCGACTTCCATTGCGGGAGGTGAAGGTGCAGTGTAGCATTGCCTCACAGCCCCCCAGCCCCTGCACCAGCTGTTCCTACCTCAACTGGCTCCG GCTGGAGGAGCTTCTAGCAGACTGTGCTGATCAGGTAGAGGGGGACCTATGTGCCTCACCAGTCCAGGAGTGCCTGAGGAAAGTGGTGGACAGTGTGCCTTACCCCACACACGCCACTAATGTGCTCAAGCTGCTCATCGGGGAGAAGAGGGATGCCTTGGAG AACACAAGTGATATTGTTCTCGTGCCCAGCCAGGAGGACGATGTGGAGATTGAAAATGTCATCCACCCAGAAGTG GAGGAGCCCATCACAGGGTTGAGGGAAATCACTCCGAGGACCTGGCAGAAGAAGACCAAGTGGAAAAAGCCCTCAACAGAGGTGGAGCCaggcaggaaagaggaggaggaggtggacttgGATGGCCTTGGAATCCAGGAAGCCACAGAGATGGATGACGAGGAATTCCACCCAGGCTACCTTGAGGAAGAGGAgtccgaggaggaggatgaccagGGCATTGATGACGAGGACTGGACTATTAATAAGCCAG ACCGAGACTCCAAGCCTAGTGTAAAGAAGAAGCCGAAGAAGTCGCCACAGCACACCAAAGTAAAGAAAG AGGTGGTAAATGACAAGGACTCGGGACCAGTCTGCTGCCGTCCCTGCAGGAGGGAGTTTGCCAGTTGTCGAGAGTTTGTAGGCCACAGGTGTCGAGGCCGTGCGGGCAGCAACCCCCAGCAGGGGCGGCGATTCCCTTGTACCCAATGTGGGAAGACTTTCACGCAGAAGATCAGTCTCCAGTACCACAACATTTACGTCCACAACGGGGAGAGGAAGGCTGCCTGCCCGCACTGTGACTATCGTGCACCAGACAAAGCCAAGCTGTCGGTGCACCTGCGTACGCACTCCAAGGTGCGGCCCTTTGTGTGTGGCTTCTGCCGTGCATCCTTCAAGTTCCGCTCCACGTACCGCTCCCACGTGGCGCGACACACCAACTCAGGGAAGTACGTGTGCAGCGAGTGCCACAAGGCCTTCACGCTGGCCTCAGAGCTGCGGGAGCACTGCCGCATCCACGGCTTGGAGCGCCCCTTCGTCTGCCCGCTGTGCTCCATGACCTTCAAGCAGAAGAAGCGCCTCAGGGTGCACCACCGTGCCGTGCACCTCCGGGACAAGCGGTACGTGTGTGAAATATGCGGCTCCTGCCACATCAACAACTGGAACCTCCGGGCACACATGAAGACCCACGTCCAGACCGAAACTGCATGCACCAACTACTGCCAGATATGTGGCAGCATCTTCCGGGGGCGGGCTGGGCTGGCGGCACATATGCGGCTGCGGCACAGTGCCGAGCACAGCCAGCAGAATCTGACGGATGAAAGGGATGACGAtgcagatgaggaggaagaattgtTGAGAGAGGAAAAGCACCAGCTGCTGCTGGGTATGCCCAGCAGCGAGGAGATAGAGCACATAATGGTGCCCCAGCAGATGGCGGAGGTGAAGATCGAGGTGTACTCGTGCTCGGCCTGCAGCCAGCTCTGTGCGTCCCTGGAGCAGCTGCGCGCCCACACCTTCGCTGAGCACTAG
- the LOC127002785 gene encoding uncharacterized protein LOC127002785 isoform X4: protein MVGRRGRPPKRKVEELQEDLDMKPKSSKEARIEAIPLDASEPVPLALMTLGPDVWTHHEASEEWSDDLITPISKAEEGGESMLSQGMCWKGIPYPPLSQVVLSCNRVPNGEAFDCETQTLHFSRVSSSTVVMVPDPNTTETIKMEIDTDHPERNVALGSEQEAFMNLPLVCCVEGCGARSDTDTTSTFYIVPVGQDRPLWAETLNIVPGVAADVKQHVCSKHFIVPTKVLFAPKSKTRKKKTCDMLVAEEAEIIKQGLASGRPKRTPKPNKNYNWAEIVPLIKAEPDELDEDEAIYLQATSAVSKAGGSVFRAKEDKENKRPTSDMEGEPENEEVEEEEEEDLENISMPSNPRPPPPKPKGRPHRIRDSGTQTEGDGKAPIARLPLREVKVQCSIASQPPSPCTSCSYLNWLRLEELLADCADQVEGDLCASPVQECLRKVVDSVPYPTHATNVLKLLIGEKRDALENTSDIVLVPSQEDDVEIENVIHPEVEEPITGLREITPRTWQKKTKWKKPSTEVEPGRKEEEEVDLDGLGIQEATEMDDEEFHPGYLEEEESEEEDDQGIDDEDWTINKPDRDSKPSVKKKPKKSPQHTKVKKGQMLGAGEEQRGSPTPGTPHTPAAMAKKGKESKGKLQKESNRESGSNFLDSGEHQCLDCDERFGSLLEARVHQQQVHTGAATWHPQHQCPACGQTFSEKRSLYVHRVLQHGAPRRHQCDQCDYEGPRLYHLKRHMKVHTGERSHVCEVCHKGLKSLQAYKNHMVLHTNMGRYRCDQCHKAFNQRSLYEDHCRTHRAARCFSCKYCDAAFKTYKNVACHVRAVHLGDKRFICDVCGTQHMTGANLRVHLKIHRNAASMPRAFQCDVCNASFRGLRGLAVHLEVMHGVTEKPEEAGWGATAQHPTRRPQHIDYTVLGEGGSEAEGGGEAKGTLILTENSAVMDVHGVEEEEDEDRDKMEGNEGEIEEEADMDTDLEDEEEVEEEVQEVQTEGEVEEGISEEVDGRTVIVESENFVFRVKPEEIEFDL, encoded by the exons atgGTGGGCCGGCGGGGCAGACCCCccaagagaaaggtggaggagctGCAGGAGGACCTCG ATATGAAGCCCAAGTCCAGCAAGGAGGCGAGGATTGAAGCCATCCCCCTTGATGCATCTGAGCCGGTGCCCCTGGCCCTCATGACCCTTGGCCCGGACGTCTGGACCCACCATGAGGCCTCCGAGGAGTGGAGTGATGACCTCATCACCCCCATTTCCAAGGCTGAGGAGGGCGGGGAGAGCATGCTGAGCCAGGGGATGTGTTGGAAGGGCATTCCCTATCCGCCTTTATCACAG GTGGTTCTGAGCTGCAACCGAGTGCCCAATGGTGAGGCGTTTGACTGTGAGACGCAGACCCTGCACTTCAGCCGCGTGTCCAGCTCCACGGTGGTGATGGTGCCGGACCCAAACACCACCGAGACTATCAAGATGGAGATTGACACAGACCACCCAGAGAGGAATGTGGCCCTGGGTTCTGAG cAGGAGGCATTCATGAACCTTCCTCTGGTGTGCTGTGTGGAGGGCTGTGGGGCGCGGTCTGACACggacaccacctccaccttctacATAGTCCCAGTGGGCCAGGACCGACCCCTCTGGGCCGAAACGCTAAATATTGT ACCCGGTGTTGCAGCGGATGTCAAGCAACACGTCTGCAGCAAGCACTTCATTGTTCCCACAAAAGTGTTGTTTGCGCCCAAgagcaaaacgaggaagaaaaagacgtgtGATATG TTAGTAGCAGAGGAGGCAGAGATAATTAAACAAGGGCTGGCCTCAGGCAGGCCAAAAAGGACTCCAAAGCCTAACAAAAACTACAACTGGGCTGAAAT TGTGCCCCTTATTAAGGCTGAACCCGATGAGCTGGACGAGGATGAGGCGATTTACTTACAGGCCACTAGTGCTGTGAGCAAGGCAGGCGGCTCTGTCTTCAGAgccaaggaggacaaggagaacaaGAGGCCAACTTCAGATATGGAGGGAGAGCCTGagaatgaagaggtggaggaggaggaggaggaagatttagaGAACATCAGCATGCCCAGTAACCCTCGCCCTCCCCCTCCCAAACCCAAGGGTCGGCCACACAGGATAAGGGACTCGGGCACGCAGACG GAAGGTGATGGTAAGGCGCCAATAGCCCGACTTCCATTGCGGGAGGTGAAGGTGCAGTGTAGCATTGCCTCACAGCCCCCCAGCCCCTGCACCAGCTGTTCCTACCTCAACTGGCTCCG GCTGGAGGAGCTTCTAGCAGACTGTGCTGATCAGGTAGAGGGGGACCTATGTGCCTCACCAGTCCAGGAGTGCCTGAGGAAAGTGGTGGACAGTGTGCCTTACCCCACACACGCCACTAATGTGCTCAAGCTGCTCATCGGGGAGAAGAGGGATGCCTTGGAG AACACAAGTGATATTGTTCTCGTGCCCAGCCAGGAGGACGATGTGGAGATTGAAAATGTCATCCACCCAGAAGTG GAGGAGCCCATCACAGGGTTGAGGGAAATCACTCCGAGGACCTGGCAGAAGAAGACCAAGTGGAAAAAGCCCTCAACAGAGGTGGAGCCaggcaggaaagaggaggaggaggtggacttgGATGGCCTTGGAATCCAGGAAGCCACAGAGATGGATGACGAGGAATTCCACCCAGGCTACCTTGAGGAAGAGGAgtccgaggaggaggatgaccagGGCATTGATGACGAGGACTGGACTATTAATAAGCCAG ACCGAGACTCCAAGCCTAGTGTAAAGAAGAAGCCGAAGAAGTCGCCACAGCACACCAAAGTAAAGAAAG GTCAGATGCTGGGGGCCGGTGAGGAGCAGCGAGGGTCGCCAACGCCTGGGACGCCTCACACGCCGGCAGCCATGgccaagaaggggaaggagagtaagggGAAGCTCCAGAAGGAATCAAATCGTGAGAGTGGGTCCAATTTTTTGGACAGTGGGGAACACCAATGCCTGGATTGTGATGAGAGGTTTGGCAGTCTGCTGGAGGCCCGTGTGCACCAGCAGCAGGTCCACACGGGTGCCGCGACCTGGCACCCGCAGCACCAGTGTCCGGCGTGTGGCCAGACCTTCAGTGAGAAGCGGAGTCTGTACGTGCACCGTGTCCTGCAGCACGGGGCTCCGCGCCGCCACCAGTGTGACCAGTGCGATTATGAGGGGCCCAGACTGTACCACCTCAAGAGGCACATGAAGGTGCACACAGGGGAGCGGAGCCATGTGTGCGAGGTGTGCCACAAGGGCCTCAAGAGCCTGCAGGCATACAAGAACCACATGGTACTGCACACCAACATGGGTCGCTACCGCTGTGACCAGTGCCACAAAGCCTTCAACCAGCGCAGCCTCTACGAGGACCACTGCCGCACCCACCGCGCCGCACGATGCTTCTCCTGCAAGTACTGTGACGCCGCCTTCAAGACCTACAAGAACGTGGCGTGTCACGTGCGCGCCGTCCACCTCGGGGACAAGCGGTTCATATGTGATGTGTGCGGCACCCAGCACATGACCGGTGCCAACCTGCGGGTGCACCTCAAGATACACCGCAACGCTGCCTCCATGCCACGGGCCTTCCAGTGCGATGTGTGCAATGCCTCCTTCAGGGGCCTGCGGGGCCTGGCTGTCCACCTGGAGGTGATGCACGGAGTGACCGAAAAGCCAGAGGAGGCGGGGTGGGGCGCCACCGCCCAGCACCCCACGCGGCGGCCACAGCACATTGACTACACCGTGCtgggcgagggagggagcgaggcagagggagggggagaggcgaaGGGGACGCTGATACTTACGGAAAACTCTGCTGTTATGGATGTGcatggagtggaagaggaggaggatgaagatagagataaaatggaagggaatgaaggggagatagaagaggaggcaGACATGGACACAGAtctagaggatgaggaggaggtggaggaggaggtacaggaggtgcagacagagggagaagtggaggaaggcaTCTCAGAGGAGGTGGATGGGAGAACAGTAATTGTTGAGAGTGAAAACTTTGTGTTTAGAGTGAAGCCTGAGGAGATAGAGTTTGACTTGTAA
- the LOC127002785 gene encoding uncharacterized protein LOC127002785 isoform X2, with translation MVGRRGRPPKRKVEELQEDLDMKPKSSKEARIEAIPLDASEPVPLALMTLGPDVWTHHEASEEWSDDLITPISKAEEGGESMLSQGMCWKGIPYPPLSQVVLSCNRVPNGEAFDCETQTLHFSRVSSSTVVMVPDPNTTETIKMEIDTDHPERNVALGSEEAFMNLPLVCCVEGCGARSDTDTTSTFYIVPVGQDRPLWAETLNIVPGVAADVKQHVCSKHFIVPTKVLFAPKSKTRKKKTCDMLVAEEAEIIKQGLASGRPKRTPKPNKNYNWAEIVPLIKAEPDELDEDEAIYLQATSAVSKAGGSVFRAKEDKENKRPTSDMEGEPENEEVEEEEEEDLENISMPSNPRPPPPKPKGRPHRIRDSGTQTEGDGKAPIARLPLREVKVQCSIASQPPSPCTSCSYLNWLRLEELLADCADQVEGDLCASPVQECLRKVVDSVPYPTHATNVLKLLIGEKRDALENTSDIVLVPSQEDDVEIENVIHPEVEEPITGLREITPRTWQKKTKWKKPSTEVEPGRKEEEEVDLDGLGIQEATEMDDEEFHPGYLEEEESEEEDDQGIDDEDWTINKPDRDSKPSVKKKPKKSPQHTKVKKEQMVSAGEGAGEGEGSSTKDDDDSASPGMQDPSGRRRRKEGDTRWIRKAHSCTDCGLMFSTQKKFDQHFNHMHLGIAPWHGEHKCDDCGKVFTQKISLNVHRMFKHGAPRRYQCSQCVYEAPTKEYLKRHMKVHTNERRYVCPHCHKGLKTAESYRNHLVIHTNKGRFVCQVCQKAYNHKGAYQDHIRTHCEYRDYACDYCGAAFKAYKHVARHIRAVHLNDKRFICDVCGAQHMTGFNLKSHVKKHGDLSSLPYAYQCSICEAKFRGPEGRAVHMKVVHTSPSSPASPKTSGGSVSVPKGDDGGRLVSPHPTRRPVQFHYTKIARDESAVAGTVGREGESFGTIYLDNTDDFYPYDGKEDEAVVYEVYSAGEEEELEEQYDKMETEKAYTQGKEQEGQASSGRDRVIHVYPCSLCHIMFTSRSALEQHYETCQERHAEIKEEPESAE, from the exons atgGTGGGCCGGCGGGGCAGACCCCccaagagaaaggtggaggagctGCAGGAGGACCTCG ATATGAAGCCCAAGTCCAGCAAGGAGGCGAGGATTGAAGCCATCCCCCTTGATGCATCTGAGCCGGTGCCCCTGGCCCTCATGACCCTTGGCCCGGACGTCTGGACCCACCATGAGGCCTCCGAGGAGTGGAGTGATGACCTCATCACCCCCATTTCCAAGGCTGAGGAGGGCGGGGAGAGCATGCTGAGCCAGGGGATGTGTTGGAAGGGCATTCCCTATCCGCCTTTATCACAG GTGGTTCTGAGCTGCAACCGAGTGCCCAATGGTGAGGCGTTTGACTGTGAGACGCAGACCCTGCACTTCAGCCGCGTGTCCAGCTCCACGGTGGTGATGGTGCCGGACCCAAACACCACCGAGACTATCAAGATGGAGATTGACACAGACCACCCAGAGAGGAATGTGGCCCTGGGTTCTGAG GAGGCATTCATGAACCTTCCTCTGGTGTGCTGTGTGGAGGGCTGTGGGGCGCGGTCTGACACggacaccacctccaccttctacATAGTCCCAGTGGGCCAGGACCGACCCCTCTGGGCCGAAACGCTAAATATTGT ACCCGGTGTTGCAGCGGATGTCAAGCAACACGTCTGCAGCAAGCACTTCATTGTTCCCACAAAAGTGTTGTTTGCGCCCAAgagcaaaacgaggaagaaaaagacgtgtGATATG TTAGTAGCAGAGGAGGCAGAGATAATTAAACAAGGGCTGGCCTCAGGCAGGCCAAAAAGGACTCCAAAGCCTAACAAAAACTACAACTGGGCTGAAAT TGTGCCCCTTATTAAGGCTGAACCCGATGAGCTGGACGAGGATGAGGCGATTTACTTACAGGCCACTAGTGCTGTGAGCAAGGCAGGCGGCTCTGTCTTCAGAgccaaggaggacaaggagaacaaGAGGCCAACTTCAGATATGGAGGGAGAGCCTGagaatgaagaggtggaggaggaggaggaggaagatttagaGAACATCAGCATGCCCAGTAACCCTCGCCCTCCCCCTCCCAAACCCAAGGGTCGGCCACACAGGATAAGGGACTCGGGCACGCAGACG GAAGGTGATGGTAAGGCGCCAATAGCCCGACTTCCATTGCGGGAGGTGAAGGTGCAGTGTAGCATTGCCTCACAGCCCCCCAGCCCCTGCACCAGCTGTTCCTACCTCAACTGGCTCCG GCTGGAGGAGCTTCTAGCAGACTGTGCTGATCAGGTAGAGGGGGACCTATGTGCCTCACCAGTCCAGGAGTGCCTGAGGAAAGTGGTGGACAGTGTGCCTTACCCCACACACGCCACTAATGTGCTCAAGCTGCTCATCGGGGAGAAGAGGGATGCCTTGGAG AACACAAGTGATATTGTTCTCGTGCCCAGCCAGGAGGACGATGTGGAGATTGAAAATGTCATCCACCCAGAAGTG GAGGAGCCCATCACAGGGTTGAGGGAAATCACTCCGAGGACCTGGCAGAAGAAGACCAAGTGGAAAAAGCCCTCAACAGAGGTGGAGCCaggcaggaaagaggaggaggaggtggacttgGATGGCCTTGGAATCCAGGAAGCCACAGAGATGGATGACGAGGAATTCCACCCAGGCTACCTTGAGGAAGAGGAgtccgaggaggaggatgaccagGGCATTGATGACGAGGACTGGACTATTAATAAGCCAG ACCGAGACTCCAAGCCTAGTGTAAAGAAGAAGCCGAAGAAGTCGCCACAGCACACCAAAGTAAAGAAAG AACAGATGGTGTCAGCTGGAGAGGGGGCCGGGGAAGGTGAGGGCAGCAGCACCAAGGATGACGACGACTCCGCCTCCCCAGGAATGCAGGATCCTTCAGGTCGGCGGCGGCGGAAGGAAGGCGACACCCGGTGGATCAGGAAGGCTCACTCCTGCACTGACTGTGGCTTGATGTTCAGCACTCAGAAGAAGTTTGACCAACACTTCAATCACATGCACCTTGGCATCGCTCCCTGGCATGGAGAACACAAGTGTGACGactgtggcaaagtgttcacgcAGAAGATCAGCCTCAACGTGCACCGTATGTTCAAGCACGGGGCCCCGCGCCGCTACCAGTGCTCCCAGTGTGTGTACGAGGCGCCCACCAAGGAGTACCTCAAGCGCCACATGAAGGTGCACACCAACGAGCGCCGCTACGTGTGTCCCCACTGCCACAAGGGACTCAAGACCGCAGAGTCCTATCGCAACCACCTGGTCATCCACACCAACAAGGGGCGCTTTGTCTGCCAGGTGTGCCAGAAGGCTTACAACCACAAGGGGGCCTACCAGGACCACATACGCACTCACTGTGAATACCGTGACTATGCCTGCGACTACTGCGGTGCCGCATTCAAGGCCTACAAACACGTGGCCCGGCACATCAGAGCCGTCCACCTTAATGACAAGCGGTTCATATGTGACGTGTGCGGGGCCCAGCACATGACGGGCTTCAACCTCAAGTCCCACGTGAAGAAGCATGGcgacctctcctccctcccctatgcTTACCAGTGCTCAATATGTGAGGCCAAGTTCAGAGGTCCCGAGGGTCGTGCTGTTCACATGAAGGTCGTCCatacctcaccttcctccccagCCAGCCCGAAGACCTCAGGAGGAAGCGTGAGTGTACCGAAGGGTGATGACGGAGGAAGGCTTGTCTCCCCTCACCCAACCCGCCGCCCTGTCCAGTTCCACTACACCAAGATAGCAAGGGATGAGAGTGCTGTAGCAGGTACAGTAGGCAGGGAGGGTGAGTCCTTTGGAACCATATACCTTGACAACACAGATGACTTCTATCCCTATGATGGCAAGGAGGATGAGGCTGTGGTGTATGAAGTGTACagtgcaggggaggaggaagaactggaggaaCAGTATGACAAAATGGAGACAGAAAAGGCATATACACAAGGAAAGGAGCAGGAGGGCCAGGCATCGAGTGGCCGGGACCGAGTGATACATGTGTACCCCTGCAGCCTGTGCCACATCATGTTCACCTCCAGGAGCGCCCTGGAGCAGCATTACGAGACCTGTCAAGAGCGCCACGCGGAGATCAAGGAGGAGCCGGAGAGTGCGGAGTGA